A stretch of the Clostridium fungisolvens genome encodes the following:
- a CDS encoding glycoside hydrolase family 32 protein yields the protein MNLYRPIFHFMPEKSWMNDPNGPIYYKDEYHLFYQYNPNSDHWDTMHWGHAVSKDLVHWTHLPIALYPSNELGETHCFSGCALVNDEGLPMIFYTSVGENKRNFKDGAEQWIAISKDEMFSWEKPNFNPIITADIHGDILIKDWRDPFIWKKDNLWYMVLGGGHDGKGCVLMYKSTNLLEWQFIDIIYETNEYEILECPNMLTFEEKYVLVYSPCDEVKYHIGTIDENNKFLIEHTGILDNNFGREGFYAPNTLVDPKGRNIMWGWLPEDSRRDFKGNAGWAGVQSVPRILSLKDNETLIMEPAEELNALRYDEEIYEHLIIHDEKWKLETQGRALEIDLNIQIQGDEQFSLNLLESNDSSECTILSYNAMEETLLLDRSKSSLSDLPNKCSLKAKLSCKKEHNLNIRVFVDHSTVEVFADNSICMSTRVYPTLENSYNISFTLKNSSKLNVNKFSIWKMRSIW from the coding sequence ATGAACTTATATAGACCTATATTTCATTTTATGCCTGAAAAAAGTTGGATGAATGACCCTAATGGACCGATATATTATAAAGATGAATATCATTTATTTTATCAGTATAATCCTAATTCTGACCATTGGGATACAATGCACTGGGGACATGCTGTTAGCAAAGATTTAGTTCATTGGACTCACTTACCAATTGCTTTATATCCTTCAAATGAATTAGGTGAAACTCATTGTTTTTCTGGATGTGCGTTAGTAAATGATGAAGGTTTACCAATGATTTTCTATACAAGTGTAGGTGAAAACAAAAGAAATTTTAAAGATGGTGCTGAGCAATGGATTGCCATCAGTAAAGATGAAATGTTCTCTTGGGAGAAACCAAATTTTAATCCTATTATCACTGCAGATATTCATGGAGATATATTAATAAAAGACTGGAGAGATCCTTTTATATGGAAAAAAGATAACCTTTGGTATATGGTACTAGGGGGAGGCCATGATGGTAAAGGCTGTGTGCTAATGTATAAATCTACTAACTTATTAGAATGGCAGTTTATAGATATAATATATGAAACAAATGAGTACGAAATTTTAGAATGCCCTAATATGCTTACTTTTGAAGAGAAATATGTTTTAGTTTATTCTCCTTGTGATGAGGTTAAATATCATATAGGAACAATAGATGAAAATAATAAGTTTTTAATTGAGCATACTGGTATATTAGATAATAACTTTGGAAGAGAAGGATTTTATGCTCCTAATACTTTAGTAGATCCAAAGGGAAGAAATATTATGTGGGGATGGCTTCCTGAGGATTCAAGAAGAGATTTTAAAGGAAATGCTGGATGGGCTGGAGTTCAATCAGTACCTAGAATACTTTCTTTAAAGGATAATGAAACTTTAATAATGGAGCCAGCTGAAGAGTTAAATGCTTTAAGATATGATGAGGAGATATATGAACATTTAATTATCCACGATGAAAAATGGAAACTAGAAACTCAAGGGAGAGCTCTAGAAATTGACTTAAATATTCAAATACAAGGTGATGAACAGTTTTCTTTGAATCTTCTAGAATCAAACGATAGTAGTGAATGCACTATATTAAGTTACAATGCAATGGAAGAAACACTATTATTGGATAGATCTAAGTCAAGTTTATCCGATCTACCTAATAAGTGTAGTCTTAAAGCTAAATTAAGCTGCAAAAAGGAACATAATCTTAATATACGAGTTTTTGTAGATCATTCTACAGTTGAAGTTTTTGCAGATAACTCAATATGCATGTCAACAAGAGTATATCCGACTCTTGAAAATAGCTACAATATTAGTTTTACTCTTAAAAATAGCAGCAAGTTAAATGTTAATAAGTTTAGCATATGGAAAATGCGTTCAATTTGGTAA
- a CDS encoding GNAT family N-acetyltransferase: MIWKIKTFDQLTGEEVYKLLKLRSEVFVVEQNCIYLDPDGKDKYSYHLYLEDEGEIVACTRLLNKGVAYRQASIGRVIVKKDYRGKGISREMLLKAINFIEETMKETEIKIQAQAYLFDFYGSLGFKAISEEYLEDGIPHIDMLYKS, encoded by the coding sequence ATGATTTGGAAAATTAAAACCTTTGATCAATTAACTGGTGAAGAAGTATATAAACTTCTTAAATTAAGAAGTGAAGTTTTCGTGGTAGAACAAAATTGTATCTATCTAGACCCAGATGGTAAAGATAAATACTCATACCACTTATATTTAGAAGATGAGGGAGAAATTGTGGCTTGCACAAGACTATTAAATAAAGGTGTTGCATATAGACAAGCCTCAATAGGCAGAGTGATAGTAAAAAAAGATTATAGAGGAAAAGGTATATCCAGAGAAATGCTTTTAAAAGCCATTAACTTCATAGAGGAAACTATGAAGGAAACAGAAATAAAAATTCAAGCGCAAGCATATTTATTTGATTTTTATGGAAGCCTTGGGTTTAAGGCAATTTCTGAAGAGTATTTAGAAGATGGTATTCCTCATATAGATATGCTTTATAAAAGTTAA
- a CDS encoding methyl-accepting chemotaxis protein codes for MKLRNIKLLSLLITMLVIIIVSTSTLIGIGYTKMSAINDSAESIYSTNLIPIKYLGDIRSNFTMTRISIVKCIWGSYTQTEADKVVLYKQKVEELEKEYVPVIDTTEEKKDYDSYKAAQKIYFETWDQMKLKRMQNIEITDEERASFGAKGESVVKNLDELVKLNTVQASEGKEHSENIYSSGMKLFILIGLVVIVISSAVALTILLIIRNSSKEILNNLALLAKGDLTAKIDDSSTNEFGVMKKELNKTVNSIREILSSIKSNALVLNDQSSSLSAISEEMTSSSQEVSNAVQEVANGATNQAQDLVSTASSVESFGQNVEIIVGAIEKVDEKAKNIDDKAKESNIKLETLANSIANLSTSFNGVSGQVEGLGDNINEVQKIITIINSIADQTNLLALNAAIEAARAGEVGKGFAVVADEIRKLAEESKKSAHSIDSLLNKILNETKEVVSNSNSVGTDLDNQIVVIEESINSFKEIIEDINNILPQIGEVSTSAVNLNKEKLTIINKVEASASIAEGTAATAEEIAASAQQMNSSSEEVANSAQNLAEMTENMAKNVSRFKL; via the coding sequence ATGAAGCTTCGAAATATAAAGTTACTATCCTTGCTCATTACAATGCTTGTAATCATTATAGTGTCTACATCAACACTGATTGGTATTGGATACACAAAAATGAGTGCAATAAACGACAGTGCAGAGTCAATTTATTCAACTAACTTGATTCCAATTAAATACCTTGGGGATATAAGAAGTAATTTCACAATGACGAGAATAAGTATAGTAAAATGTATATGGGGAAGCTATACTCAAACGGAAGCAGATAAAGTAGTATTATATAAACAGAAAGTTGAAGAACTAGAAAAGGAATATGTTCCAGTAATAGATACTACAGAGGAAAAAAAAGATTATGATTCATATAAAGCAGCTCAAAAGATCTATTTCGAAACCTGGGACCAAATGAAACTTAAAAGAATGCAAAACATAGAAATTACTGATGAGGAAAGAGCTTCTTTCGGTGCAAAAGGCGAGAGCGTAGTAAAAAATCTTGATGAGTTAGTTAAGTTAAATACTGTTCAAGCTAGTGAAGGAAAAGAGCATAGTGAAAATATATATTCAAGCGGAATGAAACTGTTTATATTAATTGGATTAGTAGTAATCGTTATATCAAGTGCCGTAGCCTTAACGATACTTTTAATAATACGAAACTCTAGTAAGGAAATATTAAATAACCTTGCTCTATTAGCAAAAGGTGACTTAACAGCAAAAATTGATGATTCAAGTACTAATGAATTTGGAGTGATGAAAAAAGAATTAAATAAGACTGTAAATAGTATAAGAGAAATTCTTTCTTCAATTAAGAGTAATGCTCTTGTACTTAATGATCAATCTTCATCTCTATCTGCTATTTCAGAAGAAATGACTTCATCTTCTCAAGAAGTTTCAAATGCAGTTCAGGAAGTTGCCAATGGTGCAACAAATCAGGCACAAGATCTTGTATCAACTGCAAGCAGCGTTGAGAGTTTTGGACAAAATGTTGAGATAATAGTTGGTGCAATTGAAAAAGTAGATGAAAAAGCTAAGAATATTGATGATAAGGCTAAGGAAAGTAATATTAAATTAGAGACTTTAGCCAACTCTATTGCAAATCTTAGTACATCATTTAACGGGGTAAGTGGACAAGTTGAAGGCTTAGGAGATAACATTAATGAAGTGCAAAAAATCATTACAATTATTAACTCTATTGCGGACCAAACTAATTTACTAGCACTAAACGCTGCTATAGAAGCAGCGAGAGCTGGAGAAGTAGGTAAAGGTTTTGCCGTTGTGGCAGATGAAATTAGAAAACTTGCAGAAGAATCAAAAAAATCAGCACATAGTATTGATAGCTTACTAAATAAAATACTTAATGAAACTAAAGAAGTTGTATCTAATTCAAATAGTGTTGGAACCGATTTAGATAATCAGATTGTAGTAATTGAAGAATCAATAAATTCATTTAAAGAAATCATTGAAGATATTAATAATATACTTCCTCAAATAGGAGAAGTTAGTACTTCTGCAGTGAATTTAAATAAAGAAAAGTTAACAATTATAAATAAGGTAGAAGCCTCAGCTTCTATTGCTGAAGGAACAGCAGCAACAGCCGAAGAGATAGCTGCTTCAGCTCAACAAATGAATTCTTCAAGTGAAGAAGTGGCTAATTCAGCACAAAATCTTGCTGAGATGACAGAAAATATGGCTAAGAATGTAAGTAGGTTTAAGTTATAA
- a CDS encoding AraC family transcriptional regulator: METEKNTLRETVYRGNSLIPFYSYNQNWNNFTLYLHWHNEFEIIYVEKGSIIYTIDTVSTKVSEGQAIIINSGQLHSAHTINGEGSLHHALLFDLNFLNSTINDPCQNNYITPLLNGDFRFPLIIDENYIWGKKVIEEVKEILDICSEKQFGWEIGIKASLYKILSVIARENKFIVHKVSSASSLNYKISVIKKTINYIQNKYTEKMYIEDLAKQANMNPQYFCRFFKANTGKTIVDFINQYRIEQATKLLKNGDKKISDICFEVGFDNFSYFIKKFKEYENVTPNQYKKQMLNKI; this comes from the coding sequence ATGGAAACTGAAAAAAATACTCTAAGAGAAACCGTATATAGAGGTAACTCTCTCATTCCCTTTTATTCATATAATCAAAATTGGAACAACTTCACCCTATACTTACACTGGCATAATGAGTTTGAAATCATCTACGTAGAAAAAGGATCTATAATCTATACAATAGACACTGTTTCAACAAAGGTTTCGGAAGGCCAAGCTATAATAATAAATAGCGGTCAACTTCATTCAGCTCATACTATTAATGGTGAAGGCAGCTTGCATCATGCTTTACTTTTTGATTTAAACTTTTTAAATAGTACAATCAATGACCCATGCCAAAATAATTATATTACCCCACTTCTAAATGGTGATTTTCGTTTTCCTTTAATAATAGATGAGAATTATATATGGGGTAAAAAAGTAATAGAAGAAGTAAAAGAAATACTAGATATATGCTCCGAAAAACAATTCGGTTGGGAGATAGGAATCAAAGCTTCACTATACAAGATACTTTCTGTCATCGCTAGAGAAAATAAATTCATTGTCCATAAGGTATCATCAGCTTCATCGCTTAATTATAAAATAAGTGTCATTAAAAAAACTATAAATTATATTCAGAATAAATATACAGAAAAGATGTATATAGAGGATTTAGCTAAACAAGCAAATATGAATCCTCAATATTTTTGTAGATTCTTCAAAGCCAATACAGGTAAAACAATAGTAGATTTTATAAACCAATATAGAATCGAACAAGCCACTAAACTCTTGAAAAATGGTGATAAAAAGATATCAGATATTTGTTTTGAAGTTGGTTTTGATAATTTTAGTTATTTTATCAAAAAGTTCAAAGAATATGAAAATGTTACTCCAAACCAATATAAGAAACAGATGCTAAATAAAATATAA
- a CDS encoding glycoside hydrolase family 31 protein, protein MFGKIVSHKVEDNKIHLEFEKNKGILEVINPMIVNVFCPLKYNNHYSRAVENLNIEQCEILVQEKGSYIEIKTEALLIKVYEDFKVDFYNIEGKILCEDFREERAPFIRRGTISDAQDEGHNVDKQAHNHKIEVVKRLFGDEKFYGLGEKTGHLNKRGYYYEMWNTDDPTPHVESHKSLYKSIPYFITLREDSTFGIFFDNTFKTYFDMGKENSEYYYFGAEDGNLDYYFIGGNNIQEVLKGYTDLTGKTPLPQMWTLGYQQSRWSYSPEGRVKEIAKNFREKDIPCDTIHLDIDYMESFKVFTWDKERFPDEKKLLNELNEDGFKIVTIIDPGVKKEKNYDIYETGLKNGYFATDKDGITYVNRVWPGDSVFPDFSNKDTRDWWAENQKLLLNSGVSGVWNDMNEPASFNGPLPDDVQFENEGRNTDHTEIHNVYGHLMAKATFEGIKKHSGKRPFVITRAAYAGTQKYSTVWTGDNQSFWDHLRMSIPMLLNLGMSGISFCGADVGGFSFDCTPELLSRWVQVGAFTPLFRNHSGSNTRDQEPWAFDEETLNINRKYIKLRYSLLPYLYDLLWSGETTGLPVMRPLVLHYERDKEVYEINDQFLFGENILVAPILEQGKKIRTVYLPEGQWIDYWTKEVIDGGKYILKDAPLDICPVFIKKGSIVPNYPEQSYVGEKDIKELTLDVYPGQGQYVHYVDDKASYNYREGEYTLYEFIMKSDEKVAIDINIKHEEYKAYNSFKVIYNCNTIKEISFNEEKLDFLENNNKIEFIIPAISGKLVIR, encoded by the coding sequence ATGTTTGGGAAAATAGTAAGTCATAAAGTAGAAGATAATAAGATACATTTAGAGTTTGAAAAAAATAAAGGTATACTTGAAGTTATAAATCCAATGATTGTGAATGTTTTTTGTCCATTAAAATATAATAATCATTATTCGAGAGCTGTTGAGAATTTGAACATTGAGCAATGTGAGATTTTAGTACAGGAAAAAGGCTCTTACATAGAGATAAAAACAGAGGCATTACTTATTAAGGTATATGAAGATTTTAAAGTAGATTTTTATAACATTGAAGGAAAGATCCTATGTGAAGATTTTAGAGAAGAAAGAGCCCCTTTTATAAGAAGAGGTACCATAAGTGATGCACAAGATGAAGGTCATAATGTAGATAAACAAGCTCATAACCATAAAATTGAAGTTGTTAAAAGGTTATTTGGAGATGAGAAGTTCTATGGTCTTGGAGAAAAAACAGGTCATCTTAATAAAAGAGGTTACTACTATGAAATGTGGAATACTGATGATCCAACACCACATGTAGAAAGTCATAAATCACTTTATAAATCCATTCCTTATTTCATTACTTTAAGAGAAGATAGTACTTTTGGCATATTCTTCGATAATACCTTTAAAACTTACTTTGATATGGGAAAAGAAAACTCCGAGTATTATTACTTTGGAGCTGAAGACGGTAATTTAGACTATTATTTTATTGGTGGCAATAATATACAGGAGGTACTAAAGGGGTATACTGATTTAACAGGAAAGACACCTCTTCCTCAAATGTGGACTCTTGGATATCAACAAAGTAGATGGTCTTATTCTCCAGAAGGCAGAGTTAAAGAAATAGCAAAAAACTTCAGAGAAAAAGATATTCCTTGTGACACAATTCATTTAGACATAGATTATATGGAGAGTTTTAAAGTGTTTACTTGGGATAAAGAAAGATTTCCTGATGAAAAGAAGCTATTAAATGAGCTTAATGAAGATGGATTTAAGATAGTTACCATAATAGATCCAGGGGTAAAGAAAGAAAAAAACTATGATATTTATGAGACTGGACTTAAAAATGGGTATTTTGCCACTGATAAGGATGGAATCACTTATGTAAATAGGGTATGGCCAGGTGATTCTGTGTTTCCTGACTTTTCTAATAAAGATACTAGAGATTGGTGGGCTGAAAATCAAAAGCTTCTATTGAATTCGGGAGTTTCAGGTGTATGGAATGATATGAATGAGCCTGCTAGTTTTAATGGACCATTACCGGATGATGTTCAGTTTGAAAACGAAGGAAGAAATACAGATCACACTGAGATTCATAATGTATATGGACATCTAATGGCAAAGGCAACTTTTGAAGGGATTAAGAAACACAGTGGTAAAAGACCTTTTGTTATAACAAGGGCAGCATATGCAGGAACTCAAAAGTATTCTACTGTATGGACTGGTGACAATCAAAGCTTTTGGGATCACTTAAGGATGTCAATACCTATGCTTTTAAACTTAGGAATGAGCGGTATTAGCTTTTGTGGAGCTGATGTTGGAGGCTTTAGCTTTGACTGTACCCCTGAACTTTTATCGAGATGGGTTCAAGTAGGAGCTTTTACGCCATTATTTAGAAATCATTCAGGTAGCAACACAAGAGATCAGGAACCTTGGGCTTTTGATGAAGAGACCTTAAATATTAATAGAAAGTATATAAAGTTAAGATATTCGCTTCTTCCATATCTATATGATTTATTATGGAGTGGGGAAACTACAGGGTTACCAGTTATGAGGCCACTTGTGCTTCATTATGAAAGAGATAAAGAAGTATATGAGATCAATGATCAATTTTTATTTGGTGAAAACATATTGGTAGCACCTATATTAGAGCAAGGTAAGAAAATAAGAACTGTGTATCTTCCAGAAGGTCAATGGATTGACTATTGGACGAAGGAAGTTATAGATGGTGGAAAGTATATACTTAAGGATGCTCCTCTTGATATATGTCCAGTATTTATTAAAAAGGGAAGTATAGTACCAAACTATCCAGAGCAAAGCTACGTTGGAGAAAAAGATATTAAAGAATTAACACTCGATGTATATCCTGGACAAGGCCAATATGTACACTATGTAGATGACAAAGCAAGCTATAACTACAGAGAAGGTGAATATACTTTATACGAATTTATTATGAAGAGTGATGAAAAAGTTGCAATTGATATAAATATAAAGCATGAAGAGTATAAAGCATATAATAGCTTTAAAGTTATATACAATTGTAATACTATAAAAGAAATATCTTTCAATGAAGAAAAATTAGATTTTTTAGAAAATAATAATAAGATTGAATTTATTATTCCTGCAATAAGTGGTAAGCTTGTAATAAGATAG
- a CDS encoding staygreen family protein, which produces MSQFKPEKLSVEFRDGVTPSNPILTRHCTLTHSDITAELFLTIGLSFAYDKTNEMRDEVRGEWVSKESSILFYVYLAVDNDTNPIQAAIRDYIFRKELPLALEAIRYGDRKLFEVYPKLDNCHIIVHFIAKCPNLNKVEDYGTFSKYNTLN; this is translated from the coding sequence ATGTCGCAATTTAAACCTGAAAAACTTTCAGTTGAATTTAGGGATGGTGTTACACCAAGCAATCCTATTTTAACTAGACACTGTACATTAACTCACTCAGATATTACAGCAGAATTATTTTTAACTATAGGTTTGAGCTTTGCCTATGATAAAACTAATGAGATGAGAGATGAAGTACGTGGAGAATGGGTAAGTAAAGAAAGTTCCATTTTGTTTTATGTTTATTTAGCTGTAGATAACGACACAAATCCAATCCAGGCTGCTATTAGAGACTACATTTTTAGAAAAGAACTACCTCTTGCATTGGAAGCTATAAGATATGGCGATAGAAAACTATTTGAAGTATATCCAAAATTGGATAACTGTCATATTATAGTCCACTTTATTGCCAAATGTCCGAATCTAAACAAGGTTGAAGATTATGGAACTTTTTCAAAGTATAATACTTTAAATTAG
- a CDS encoding MBL fold metallo-hydrolase, which produces MSKLIFLGTNGWYDSETGNTPSVLIDCERYYLILDAGNGISKLNNYIDSDKPVYLFLSHFHLDHISGLHTLVKNKFSKGLYIIVQGGGKEFLQKFINTPFTVPIEQLPFELEIIEVDKNVDGLPFKVSFLPLKHSIDVLGVRLEIDNKIITYCTDTGECQNAVTLAKDADILITECSMAPNIEKDANVHLNPQMAARIAKRSEAKNLYLMHFDASTYTNKKMRIEAELNAKETFTNTFAAFDGLEVEF; this is translated from the coding sequence ATGTCAAAGTTAATATTTTTAGGTACAAATGGATGGTATGATTCAGAAACTGGAAATACACCATCTGTTCTAATTGACTGTGAACGCTATTATTTAATATTAGATGCTGGTAATGGAATTTCTAAGTTGAATAACTATATAGATTCTGATAAACCTGTTTATTTATTTTTAAGCCATTTTCATTTAGACCACATATCAGGATTGCACACACTAGTTAAAAATAAATTTTCTAAAGGATTATATATTATAGTACAAGGTGGAGGAAAAGAATTTTTGCAAAAATTTATTAACACACCTTTCACAGTACCAATAGAACAACTTCCCTTCGAATTAGAGATAATAGAGGTTGATAAAAATGTAGATGGGCTTCCTTTTAAAGTAAGTTTTTTGCCATTAAAACATAGTATAGATGTTTTAGGTGTTAGATTGGAAATAGACAATAAGATTATTACATACTGTACTGATACTGGTGAATGCCAAAATGCAGTTACCTTAGCTAAAGATGCAGATATATTAATTACAGAATGCAGTATGGCACCAAATATAGAGAAAGATGCTAATGTACATCTTAATCCTCAAATGGCAGCAAGGATTGCAAAAAGATCTGAAGCTAAAAATCTTTACTTAATGCATTTTGATGCAAGTACTTATACTAATAAAAAAATGAGGATTGAAGCAGAATTGAATGCAAAAGAGACTTTTACTAACACTTTTGCAGCCTTCGATGGTTTGGAAGTTGAATTTTAA
- a CDS encoding GGDEF domain-containing protein produces the protein MAKIFDFNIFKLNSDIKLTNEQRTYIDKDIAVTNLKRLRIGLSITSIMEMVLILAYDLPRIKDINSSIREIYIYYLWLHSLIIIVCLLGFILLNLWSNINKTFSVKFIERVIYSTLGAILVLLALISGLDQITTGQILVFGINIIFSGLAILIKPPYENIIYTITFMTFITVMIFFQHSWNILISNVVNGSFFFVSALFLAKFIHNNQVSHIAKNIKLQDINRKLQYLSDYDYLTGIPNRRYFMKQLKDFGYNYDFASIRTYVVIVDIDYFKNINDTYGHLIGDYVLKAVAVVLKNNIKEQDLLARFGGEEFLILLSSINLEETKVICENLRRLIEQYTFNFEKNTIKITASFGISSIENITEVDFDKAYSHADKALYEAKRSGRNKVCIFNL, from the coding sequence GTGGCTAAGATATTTGACTTTAATATATTTAAACTAAATAGTGACATAAAACTTACCAATGAACAGAGAACATATATAGATAAAGATATAGCAGTAACGAATCTGAAAAGACTTAGGATAGGGTTAAGTATAACTTCAATCATGGAGATGGTGTTAATATTAGCATATGATTTGCCACGAATTAAAGATATTAATTCTTCTATCAGAGAAATATATATATACTATTTATGGTTACATTCACTTATTATTATAGTCTGCTTATTAGGATTTATATTACTAAATTTATGGAGTAATATAAATAAAACTTTTTCTGTCAAATTTATTGAAAGAGTAATATATTCTACGTTAGGAGCTATATTAGTTCTACTTGCATTAATATCAGGATTAGATCAGATTACTACAGGACAAATTTTAGTTTTTGGTATAAACATAATTTTTAGTGGTTTAGCAATACTCATAAAACCACCATATGAAAATATTATATATACTATCACATTTATGACCTTTATTACAGTTATGATATTCTTTCAGCATAGCTGGAACATATTGATTTCTAATGTTGTTAATGGAAGCTTTTTCTTTGTATCAGCCTTATTTTTAGCTAAGTTCATACATAATAACCAAGTTTCACACATAGCTAAAAATATTAAATTGCAAGACATAAATAGAAAGCTGCAGTATTTATCAGATTATGATTATCTTACTGGAATTCCAAATAGAAGATACTTTATGAAACAGTTAAAAGATTTTGGGTATAATTACGATTTTGCCAGCATTAGAACTTATGTAGTTATAGTGGATATAGACTATTTTAAAAATATCAATGATACCTATGGACATCTAATTGGTGATTACGTTCTAAAGGCTGTAGCTGTGGTACTAAAAAATAATATTAAAGAACAGGATTTGCTAGCTCGCTTTGGTGGAGAAGAGTTTTTGATCTTATTATCAAGCATCAACTTAGAAGAAACCAAAGTTATCTGTGAAAATTTAAGAAGATTAATTGAACAATATACTTTTAATTTTGAGAAAAATACAATAAAAATTACTGCTAGCTTTGGAATTTCTTCAATTGAAAATATTACTGAAGTAGATTTTGACAAAGCATACAGTCATGCAGATAAAGCATTATATGAAGCAAAAAGAAGTGGCCGTAATAAAGTATGCATTTTTAACTTATAA